One Triticum dicoccoides isolate Atlit2015 ecotype Zavitan chromosome 4B, WEW_v2.0, whole genome shotgun sequence genomic window carries:
- the LOC119294038 gene encoding uncharacterized protein LOC119294038 isoform X1 yields the protein MARPGTLVLVAGAVLLLLLCGAAMGAKRAAIPDDLRDVVDDEEDEDWRRWGAGSGTRDVPDRPPPDLSRMDPAALRGEILRGHGGPSLGFVKLRPGVRRSREEVAGIATRWSNVLRTGSVAAKFVAVDFGTLMFTMERGRDMREASAEVNAELVGRRAAEGGQLMPASLVQSQHDLLQIAADEGITVVHAMVPVATVVEATISYF from the exons ATGGCGCGGCCGGGCACACtcgtcctcgtcgccggcgccgtcctGCTCCTCCTCCTGTGCGGCGCGGCGATGGGGGCGAAGCGGGCGGCGATCCCGGACGACCTCCGCGACGTGgtggacgacgaggaggacgaggactGGCGGCGTTGGGGCGCCGGCTCCGGGACGCGGGACGTCCCCGATCGGCCGCCGCCGGACCTGTCGCGGATGGACCCCGCCGCGCTCCGGGGGGAGATCCTCCGCGGCCACGGCGGGCCCTCGCTCGGCTTCGTGAAGCTCCGCCCCGGCGTCCGGCGgtcgagggaggaggtggcggggaTCGCGACGCGGTGGAGCAACGTGCTGCGGACCGGGTCGGTGGCGGCCAAGTTCGTGGCCGTGGACTTCGGCACGCTCATGTTCACCATGGAGAGAGGGCGAGACATGCGCGAG GCATCGGCGGAGGTGAACGCCGAGCTGGTGGGGCGTAGGGCGGCGGAAGGGGGTCAACTCATGCCGGCGAGCCTGGTGCAGAGCCAGCATGACCTGCTACAGATCGCCGCCGACGAGGGGATCACCGTCGTCCACGCCATGGTGCCCGTCGCCACCGTCGTCGAAGCGACCATTTCTTATTTCTGA
- the LOC119294038 gene encoding uncharacterized protein LOC119294038 isoform X2: MARPGTLVLVAGAVLLLLLCGAAMGAKRAAIPDDLRDVVDDEEDEDWRRWGAGSGTRDVPDRPPPDLSRMDPAALRGEILRGHGGPSLGFVKLRPGVRRSREEVAGIATRWSNVLRTGSVAAKFVAVDFGTLMFTMERGRDMRELKEFILGQPEAYEFKVGDQFFRRPGDPPLDQVIQMLRKQTKKEDEL, translated from the exons ATGGCGCGGCCGGGCACACtcgtcctcgtcgccggcgccgtcctGCTCCTCCTCCTGTGCGGCGCGGCGATGGGGGCGAAGCGGGCGGCGATCCCGGACGACCTCCGCGACGTGgtggacgacgaggaggacgaggactGGCGGCGTTGGGGCGCCGGCTCCGGGACGCGGGACGTCCCCGATCGGCCGCCGCCGGACCTGTCGCGGATGGACCCCGCCGCGCTCCGGGGGGAGATCCTCCGCGGCCACGGCGGGCCCTCGCTCGGCTTCGTGAAGCTCCGCCCCGGCGTCCGGCGgtcgagggaggaggtggcggggaTCGCGACGCGGTGGAGCAACGTGCTGCGGACCGGGTCGGTGGCGGCCAAGTTCGTGGCCGTGGACTTCGGCACGCTCATGTTCACCATGGAGAGAGGGCGAGACATGCGCGAG TTGAAGGAGTTCATTCTAGGGCAGCCTGAGGCGTACGAGTTCAAGGTCGGGGACCAGTTTTTCCGGAGGCCCGGAGACCCACCCCTGGACCAAGTTATCCAAATGCTACGGAAACAGACGAAGAAGGAAGATGAACTGTAG
- the LOC119291782 gene encoding ubiquitin-conjugating enzyme E2 4-like, producing MSSPSKRREMDLMKLMMSDYKVETVNDGMQEFLVEFRGPQESLYQGGVWKVRVELPDAYPYRSPSIGFVNKIYHPNVDELSGSVCLDVINQTWSPMFDLVNVFEVFLPQLLLYPNPSDPLNGEAAALLMRDRPAYEQKVKEFCEKYAKPEDAGIAPEDNSSDEELSEEDDDDSGDDEPILGHADP from the exons ATGTCGTCTCCGAGCAAGCGCCGGGAGATGGACCTCATGAAGCT GATGATGAGCGACTACAAGGTCGAGACGGTGAACGACGGGATGCAGGAGTTCCTCGTCGAATTCCGCGGGCCTCAAGAAA GTCTCTACCAGGGAGGTGTATGGAAGGTTCGGGTAGAACTGCCCGATGCGTATCCTTACAGGTCCCCCTCGATTGGTTTCGTTAACAAGATATATCACCCGAATGTCGACGAACT GTCTGGCTCCGTCTGTTTGGACGTCATTAACCAGACGTGGAGCCCAATGTTTG ATCTTGTCAATGTGTTTGAAGTCTTCCTTCCACAACTTTTATTATATCCAAATCCTTCTGATCCATTGAACGGAGAAGCTGCTGCACTCTTGATGCGTGATCGCCCTGCTTATGAGCAAAAAGTGAAAG AATTCTGCGAGAAATATGCCAAGCCAGAGGATGCGGGTATAGCCCCAGAAGATAATTCGAGCGACGAAGAGCTGAGCGAAGAAGACGACGATGACTCCGGTGACGATGAGCCCATACTGGGCCATGCAGACCCCTAG